One Salmo trutta chromosome 19, fSalTru1.1, whole genome shotgun sequence genomic window carries:
- the LOC115154865 gene encoding G-protein coupled receptor 12-like, with protein MLCDDSLSAAAMSNQFKNTSSSTWDVQEGGNSTPPPSFQFELEPVVISVNPWDIVLCVTGTLMSCENAIVLALIIYTPTLKAPMFVLIGSLAFADLLAGLGLIVNFTITYIFDTGFVTLLSAGLLITAFSASVLNILAITVDRYLSLYNALTYHTERTVIFTFVTLVLIWVTSITLGALPIMGWNCLEDETTCSICAPIDKNHAAALAVTFLFVFALILQLYLQICKIAFRHAQQIAVQQKFMTTSHSSSPTTKGVSTLSIILGTFALCWIPFATYSLVADIGYPPVYTYVTALPAICHSMINPIIYAFRNPDIQKSMRIACCCGCAPSNFSLRPRTPSDV; from the exons ATGCTCTG tgATGATTCACTCTCTGCCGCAGCAATGAGTAACCAATTCAAAAACACCTCTTCCTCAACCTGGGATGTTCAAGAAGGAGGGAATTCCACACCACCGCCGTCATTCCAGTTCGAGCTGGAGCCCGTGGTCATAAGCGTCAACCCCTGGGATATAGTCCTGTGTGTCACGGGAACACTAATGTCCTGCGAAAATGCAATTGTCCTTGCCTTAATTATTTACACGCCCACCCTGAAAGCGCCCATGTTCGTGTTGATAGGGAGCTTGGCTTTTGCGGACCTATTGGCGGGGCTGGGTTTGATAGTGAATTTCACCATCACCTACATTTTTGACACGGGATTCGTGACGCTGCTGTCAGCTGGACTGCTCATCACTGCCTTTTCGGCCTCCGTTCTCAATATCCTGGCAATCACGGTGGACAGATACCTCTCCCTCTACAACGCACTGACTTACCACACGGAACGAACGGTGATTTTTACCTTCGTCACACTGGTGCTCATTTGGGTGACTAGCATCACTCTGGGCGCGCTACCGATCATGGGATGGAACTGCCTTGAAGATGAGACGACTTGCAGCATTTGCGCCCCCATTGATAAAAATCACGCCGCTGCACTGGCGGTGACTTTTCTTTTTGTGTTTGCACTTATTTTGCAACTATACCTCCAGATTTGCAAGATTGCTTTTCGGCACGCGCAGCAAATCGCCGTGCAGCAGAAGTTCATGACtacctcccactcctcctcccccaccactaAAGGTGTCTCCACCCTCTCCATTATCCTTGGCACCTTTGCACTGTGCTGGATCCCCTTCGCCACGTACTCTCTGGTGGCTGACATCGGATACCCCCCAGTCTATACCTACGTCACCGCCCTGCCGGCCATATGTCACTCTATGATAAACCCCATCATTTACGCTTTCAGAAATCCCGACATACAGAAATCTATGAGAATCGCTTGTTGTTGTGGATGTGCGCCTTCCAACTTTTCTCTGCGACCAAGGACACCGAGTGACGTCTAG
- the LOC115154862 gene encoding wiskott-Aldrich syndrome protein family member 3, translating to MPLVKRCIEPRHLCRGAVPDGVTSELECVTNSTLAAIIKQLGGLSRHAEDIFGELFNEANSFYMRMNSLQERVDLLAVKVTQLDSTVEEVSLQDINMRKAFKSSTIQDQQVVSRNSILNPVMEMYHRCDKPPPLNILSPYRDDKKDGLKFYTDPSYFFNLWKEKMIQATENKRKEKRKQKAGDKEQKQVEDPSREVKKVRKARNRRQEWNMMAYDKEFRPDTRLTPSPYHGMSSEGSLSPDRSGMSDEQSYPASPNHPPQEGVVLGPDGKEHLTGPNQTQSLDRAYRPPAAATTAAQGRQHSLGRMQPHHGPTPADPSLNGPRPAASKEASGHQMPEHFIPPAPPPPPPLIPSTQTAFDSKTGPPTLAPGTVATLSRPYSPSPPPPPPAGYVPSPSHPVTGGPPVAPPPPPPGGPPTFAPSPAHAMHPSGGTLPRKGKVLGIPISDARSDLLSAIRRGIQLRKVQEQREQEAKKEPVGNDVATILSRRIAVEYSESDEDSEPEENEWSD from the exons ATGCCGCTGGTGAAGAGATGCATCGAGCCCAGGCACCTGTGCCGTGGAGCCGTGCCGGACGGGGTCACCAGCGAGCTGGAGTGTGTCACTAACAGCACCCTGGCAGCCATCATCAAACAGCTGGGGGGACTGA GTCGACATGCAGAGGACATCTTCGGGGAGCTGTTCAACGAGGCCAACAGCTTCTACATGAGAATGAACAGCCTCCAGGAGAGAGTGGACCTGCTGGCTGTCAAAGTCACCCAGCTGGACTCCACTGTGGAGGAGG TTTCGCTGCAGGACATCAACATGAGGAAGGCCTTCAAGAGCTCCACCATCCAGGACCAGCAGGTGGTGTCCAGGAACTCCATCCTCAACCCTGTCATGGAGATGTACCATCGCTGTGACAAACCTCCACCCCTAAACATCCTCAGCCCCTACAG GGATGACAAAAAGGATGGCCTTAAGTTCTACACAGACCCATCCTACTTCTTTAATCTGTGGAAGGAGAAGATGATCCAAGCAACAGAAAACAAGCGGAAGGAAAAGAGAAAGCAGAAGGCGGGTGACAAG GAGCAGAAACAGGTGGAGGACCCCAGCCGGGAGGTGAAGAAGGTGAGGAAGGCCCGGAACCGTCGTCAGGAGTGGAACATGATGGCCTACGACAAGGAGTTCCGTCCAGACACCCGCCTCACGCCTTCACCCTACCATGGCATGTCCTCTGAGGGATCCCTCTCTCCAGACAG GTCTGGTATGTCTGATGAACAGTCCTACCCTGCCAGCCCTAACCACCCACCCCAGGAGGGAGTTGTGCTGGGTCCTGATGGGAAGGAGCACCTAACAGGCCCCAACCAGACCCAGTCTCTGGACCGGGCCTACCGCCCCCCTGCTGCTGCTACCACTGCAGCTCAAGGCCGCCAGCATTCCCTGGGCCGCATGCAGCCCCACCACGGACCCACACCCGCGGACCCATCCCTGAACGGCCCCCGGCCCGCAGCTTCCAAAGAGGCCAG CGGTCACCAGATGCCAGAGCACTTTATCCCTCCGGCCCCgcccccacctcctcccctcatcccctcaACCCAGACGGCCTTTGACAGCAAAACGGGGCCTCCCACCCTGGCCCCTGGCACCGTGGCCACCCTGTCCCGCCCCTACAGCCCCTCGCCCCCTCCGCCCCCACCCGCTGGATACGtcccctctccatctcacccTGTCACTGGGGGACCTCCTGTtgcccctcctccacccccacctggTGGGCCCCCAACATTCGCTCCCTCTCCAGCCCATGCCATGCACCCCTCTGGGGGAACACTGCCAAGGAAGGGCAAGGTGCTAGGCATCCCGATAAGTGACGCACGCAGCGACCTTCTGTCAGCCATCCGCAGAG GCATCCAGCTGAGGAAGGTGCAGGAGCAGCGTGAGCAGGAAGCCAAGAAGGAGCCAGTGGGGAACGACGTGGCCACCATCCTGTCCCGACGCATCGCAGTGGAGTACAGCGAATCAGACGAGGACTCGGAGCCTGAGGAGAACGAGTGGTCAGACTGA